Part of the Microcebus murinus isolate Inina chromosome 19, M.murinus_Inina_mat1.0, whole genome shotgun sequence genome, ACCTGTGGAGGCACTTATATAAAAATCAAGGAACCAGAGAACTACtcaaaaaaaggcaaaggaaagacaAAACCAGGAAAGCACCCAGCATcagcaatagaaaataaaggTACCTTCATTTATATTCTTCTAACCTTTCCATGACCATAGCTACAATGTCCAGACAATACTATCCTTTAGAGAACTCATTAACATAAGCTTAGGGTTGTTTCTAGTGTAGAACTTTTCAATTTGTAGACTTGGGGAAAAAATCCCATTGTCcatgaaatgaaaggaaaatatacttTGCTCTATATAGAAGTGAATAAAAGTAGGGATAGTTTCCACTGATAATACTTGAGGTAAAGTTCTTTTCCCTATCGTGACTCACTGCGTTATTAGGAAACAGAAGGCAAAAAGTTtgtcaaagtaaaaataatattttaagtagcAGTGCCCGGAATTTAAGGCCTAAGTACACTCCTTCTTATCCCTGGGATTCTATCAAAGCGACTTCTGCTGTTGATGAATGTACTTTCACTGGGAGAAGAATGGGAAAAGGATAGGAcatatatttgccattttttcaTCTTCAAGATTTATCCCTTTCCTGGGAAGTTTAGTTCCTACCTTTGAGGTGGTAGCCAGGTCACTGAAGTTGATGCTTCTTCCCTTGGAAAGTTGTTGATTTGATGTGGTAGAACCCAGGAACATAGGATATGGttcccaaatctgaaatgttcAGTAAGTCAAGAAGCTACAGAAGAATTTATGTAGCAGAGACTGTATCCTCATTTTTGTGAGTTGGAGGAACAATAAAAATGAGACAGCAGATTTTCCCCGTCTGGAATTATGCATAAAGGAAACTAAGAAATGTTCAAGGTAAATGTTACTTTGTTACTGGTCTTCGACATGACAGGATTCTTTACCTCAATatgagagaatttttttattctttatgttctGGCAATACCAGAGGTCTCACTTGTGAAGACTGTACCTCTCCCAGTAATAGGTAATTACTGTATGGATCTAAGTTAGAATAAATTACTATTTCCTAATTTTGAGAAGATTATCCATTAACTTGATATTTGttactgtatttattttgagttaagaAAAAATCTTATTTGGTTCTTTTGCAGATAAACCCAATAGAGGTCAGGCACAGCTGTTAATCCCTTTTAGTGGGAAAGGATACGTTCTAGGAGAAACAAGCAATTTACCGTCATCTGGGAAATCGATCAGCTCACAGGCCATTAATAAAACCCAAGATCTTTTAAGTCAAGACCATTCAGCAAACACTCTAAGACCTAATTCTAAAACTCAGGTGAAATTTGAACAGAATGGTTCAAGTAAAAAAACCTCTCATCTAATCTCTCCGGTTCTTAATACCAGTCACCAAAATGTTTTAAGCAACTATTTTCCTAGAGTATCAGCTGCCAACCAAAAGGCTTTCAGAAGTGTGAATGGATCTTCTCCAACGAAATCCTTAACAGTTGGTGACATcactaaaaattcagtttcttccaGTTCTCAAAGAAGGGTCACATCTTCTAAGAAATCCCTAAGAAATTCTTTAAAAGCAGTGGAATCAACATCTGTGACTGCCTCCCAGGAGGTGAGTGGGTCTGAAGATAAATTCCCAAATAAACGACCCAGGCTAGAAGACAAGACggtttttgacaatttttttatCAAGAAAGAGCAAATGCAAAGTGATGGTAATGATCCAAAATGTAGTTCACGTCCTATAACCACAACTCAGAATTCCAATAGTTCATGCAGTCAGAGCAAAATGGTTAATTGCCCAGTTTGTCAGAACAAAGTTTTGGAATCTCAAATTAATGAGCACTTGGACTTGTGCCTTGCAAGTGATAGCATCGAAGTCAAAAGCTGAaaacatctttgaaaaatgaatgagTCTCATACTCTACCTGTATTACCTCACTAATGGGCTATGTCAGCCATCAGGAAGTTTTGGGTTAATGCTAAGATTTGTATGTTATAATCTAGTTTAAACAACca contains:
- the SPRTN gene encoding DNA-dependent metalloprotease SPRTN isoform X1, whose amino-acid sequence is MDEDLVLALRLQEEWDLQVAERDRAQEPLSLVDASWELVDPTPDLQALFVQFNDRFFWGQLEAVEVKWSMRMTLCAGICSYEGKGGMCSIRLSEPLLKLRPRKDLVETLLHEMIHAYLFVTNNDKDREGHGPEFCKHMHRINRLTGANITIYHTFHDEVDEYRRHWWRCDGPCQHKQPYYGYVKRATNRAPSANDYWWAEHQKTCGGTYIKIKEPENYSKKGKGKTKPGKHPASAIENKDKPNRGQAQLLIPFSGKGYVLGETSNLPSSGKSISSQAINKTQDLLSQDHSANTLRPNSKTQVKFEQNGSSKKTSHLISPVLNTSHQNVLSNYFPRVSAANQKAFRSVNGSSPTKSLTVGDITKNSVSSSSQRRVTSSKKSLRNSLKAVESTSVTASQEVSGSEDKFPNKRPRLEDKTVFDNFFIKKEQMQSDGNDPKCSSRPITTTQNSNSSCSQSKMVNCPVCQNKVLESQINEHLDLCLASDSIEVKS
- the SPRTN gene encoding DNA-dependent metalloprotease SPRTN isoform X2, giving the protein MCSIRLSEPLLKLRPRKDLVETLLHEMIHAYLFVTNNDKDREGHGPEFCKHMHRINRLTGANITIYHTFHDEVDEYRRHWWRCDGPCQHKQPYYGYVKRATNRAPSANDYWWAEHQKTCGGTYIKIKEPENYSKKGKGKTKPGKHPASAIENKDKPNRGQAQLLIPFSGKGYVLGETSNLPSSGKSISSQAINKTQDLLSQDHSANTLRPNSKTQVKFEQNGSSKKTSHLISPVLNTSHQNVLSNYFPRVSAANQKAFRSVNGSSPTKSLTVGDITKNSVSSSSQRRVTSSKKSLRNSLKAVESTSVTASQEVSGSEDKFPNKRPRLEDKTVFDNFFIKKEQMQSDGNDPKCSSRPITTTQNSNSSCSQSKMVNCPVCQNKVLESQINEHLDLCLASDSIEVKS